A window of Desulfobacterales bacterium contains these coding sequences:
- a CDS encoding response regulator, with product MTKPFIMLVDDEESFVEPMQKRLDKRGYRVLAAYSGEEALKQLANHRNLDVVVLDVKMPGMDGIETLQAIKKQYPLIEVIMLTGHATVESAIEGMKLGAFDYLMKPCEMDVLTAKVEEAAGKKYAHEEKIEKARIEKVMSTRGV from the coding sequence ATGACAAAACCTTTTATCATGCTGGTTGATGACGAAGAATCTTTTGTCGAACCAATGCAAAAAAGATTGGACAAGCGCGGATATCGAGTTCTTGCCGCTTACAGCGGCGAGGAGGCATTAAAGCAGCTGGCTAACCATCGCAACCTCGATGTGGTGGTCCTTGATGTTAAAATGCCGGGGATGGACGGCATTGAAACATTGCAGGCGATCAAAAAACAGTATCCCCTGATCGAGGTGATCATGCTGACCGGCCACGCCACCGTGGAATCAGCCATAGAGGGAATGAAGCTGGGGGCCTTCGATTACCTGATGAAGCCCTGCGAGATGGATGTGTTGACAGCCAAGGTGGAAGAGGCGGCCGGAAAGAAGTATGCCCATGAGGAAAAGATTGAAAAGGCGAGAATCGAAAAGGTGATGTCAACGCGGGGCGTATGA
- a CDS encoding ATP-binding protein, with protein MAKQKGDRRHYYRLLTRKMIFTVIIVSFTPMVLVIAILLQQFSASYHAKTHAHLTELVQKHKQNIDSFLKERLSTIEFLASSQKFSALKDNDFLYDLLIELRRDYENVFVDLGLVDENGIQRAYAGPYELEAADYHKAEWFEKAISEPHFISDVFSGLRGFPHFIVATRIEHNGGFWLMRATVNFNAFNSLVQNFRVGQTGFAFILNRKGEFQASPKKDIDPCSGCYSFFWEAVEKTQNNILITRWTTDSGEESLYAVGSLKNGEWLLIVKQSVADAFSDLSRMSNIALLIFLLGGGGIIGMAFVTSKQMVRRIRRADEETEMMNKQIIETGKMASLGELAAGIAHEINNPVAIMVEEAGWIEDLLEDEEFQESENLKEFKRALKQINTQGQRCKEITHKLLSFARKTDTTLKDVQVNQLIQEIVGLSEQMARYNKVAIKTGLQPDLPYITISPSEMQQVLLNLINNAMDAMGKSGGTIKIITKLSRLEKDHIVIIVEDDGPGIPESNLDRIFEPFFTTKPVGRGTGLGLSICYGIVQKMGGKIDVHSTVGEGTRFRIWLPVQK; from the coding sequence ATGGCCAAACAAAAAGGGGATCGCAGGCATTATTATCGGTTGCTCACGCGGAAAATGATTTTCACCGTTATCATTGTATCCTTTACCCCCATGGTGCTTGTCATTGCCATTCTGCTGCAGCAGTTCTCTGCGTCATATCATGCGAAAACCCATGCGCATCTAACCGAATTGGTTCAAAAACATAAGCAGAATATCGACTCCTTTTTAAAAGAGAGGCTGTCAACAATTGAGTTTCTGGCATCCAGCCAAAAGTTTTCAGCGCTCAAAGACAATGATTTTCTATACGATCTCCTTATTGAACTGAGACGGGACTATGAGAATGTGTTCGTCGATCTTGGGCTGGTTGATGAAAACGGCATCCAGCGGGCATATGCCGGCCCTTATGAGCTGGAGGCGGCCGATTACCATAAGGCGGAATGGTTTGAAAAGGCGATTTCCGAGCCGCATTTTATCAGTGATGTCTTTTCAGGCCTCCGCGGATTCCCGCATTTTATCGTTGCCACCCGAATTGAGCATAACGGCGGATTCTGGCTGATGCGGGCAACCGTAAACTTTAACGCATTTAATTCGCTGGTCCAAAATTTTCGGGTCGGGCAGACCGGATTTGCGTTTATTCTCAACCGAAAAGGAGAATTTCAGGCTTCGCCCAAAAAGGACATTGACCCCTGCAGCGGATGCTATTCCTTTTTCTGGGAGGCGGTGGAAAAGACACAGAACAATATTTTGATTACCCGGTGGACCACGGACAGCGGCGAAGAGAGCCTGTATGCCGTGGGCAGCCTCAAAAACGGGGAATGGCTGCTGATCGTCAAACAAAGTGTGGCTGACGCATTTTCCGATCTTAGCCGGATGTCCAATATCGCCCTGCTCATTTTTTTGTTAGGCGGCGGGGGAATTATCGGCATGGCCTTTGTTACTTCAAAGCAGATGGTGCGGAGGATCCGCCGGGCGGATGAAGAGACGGAGATGATGAACAAGCAGATCATTGAAACCGGAAAAATGGCATCTTTGGGGGAACTGGCAGCGGGAATTGCCCATGAAATCAATAATCCGGTGGCGATTATGGTGGAAGAGGCCGGCTGGATTGAGGATCTGCTGGAGGATGAGGAGTTTCAGGAGAGTGAAAATTTAAAAGAGTTCAAACGCGCGCTCAAACAGATAAATACTCAGGGGCAGCGCTGTAAAGAGATTACCCACAAGCTGTTAAGCTTTGCCAGAAAAACCGATACCACATTAAAGGATGTACAGGTCAATCAACTGATCCAGGAAATCGTGGGGCTCTCCGAGCAGATGGCCAGATATAACAAGGTGGCTATAAAAACCGGGCTGCAGCCGGATCTGCCCTATATTACGATTTCGCCCTCAGAAATGCAGCAGGTGCTTTTAAACCTCATTAATAATGCGATGGATGCCATGGGCAAGAGCGGCGGTACCATCAAAATTATTACCAAATTAAGCCGTTTGGAAAAGGATCATATTGTTATCATTGTGGAGGATGACGGACCGGGGATTCCCGAATCCAACCTGGATCGGATATTTGAACCCTTTTTTACCACCAAGCCGGTCGGGCGCGGTACGGGCTTAGGTCTTTCGATTTGCTACGGGATTGTTCAGAAGATGGGCGGAAAAATCGATGTGCACAGTACTGTGGGCGAAGGGACCCGGTTTCGGATTTGGCTGCCGGTCCAGAAATAG
- a CDS encoding response regulator, which translates to MSGDSTETGVPIRLLIVDDEEGYVNVLANRLKRRGLDICKTYSGAEAIQAAARKTFDVVILDLKMEDMDGIEVLKIFNRMGLRMKVIMLTGHGSQAAAREGVQLGAFDYLTKPCELNDLLEKIKAAYQSLAASE; encoded by the coding sequence ATGTCTGGGGATTCAACTGAAACCGGCGTACCGATCAGGCTTCTGATCGTGGATGACGAGGAAGGCTACGTCAATGTGTTGGCCAACCGGCTGAAACGGCGCGGTCTTGATATCTGCAAGACCTACAGCGGCGCTGAGGCGATCCAGGCAGCCGCCAGGAAAACCTTTGATGTCGTCATTCTGGATCTCAAGATGGAGGACATGGACGGTATTGAAGTGCTGAAGATCTTCAATCGCATGGGGCTCCGGATGAAAGTCATCATGCTGACCGGACATGGGTCGCAGGCGGCGGCACGCGAGGGGGTGCAGCTCGGGGCATTCGATTACCTGACAAAACCCTGTGAACTCAATGATCTTCTGGAAAAGATAAAAGCGGCCTATCAATCGCTGGCGGCTTCGGAATAA